The Armatimonadota bacterium DNA segment CACCTTCTCTGACTGTGATGTCTCCTGCTGCGCCGCTCGCGCTATCTGCGACATGAATTCCTTGCCACTCTATTTTCCAATTCAGCCGATATGTGTTGGAAACGGCTTTGAGCAGTGCTACGCACAGAAGTAGAGGTATCAGACCACCACTTCTTCGGGACAGTAGATTGTCGACCAGTTGACGAATCTGTTCCAAACTGAGTCGAGGTAAGCGAACCAAGGAGATCGCGGAACTTTCACGCAACCCTACGAAGCGATATAGCAGATATCGTAAAAGATTTAGAGCCGTCTGTTCATCAGCTTGCATTAGTTCTTTCAGATATGCCAAGAACGCTTGGTAACCCTTCTTGTCCTTTAACCCTTTTGCGGTGTCGGTGGTGAAGCGGATGCTCCGCCGGAATACAGCGAGGTATGGTCCCTTGGAACAGGGTATACGCTTCGACACGAGGAATGGATTGACGACCTTCTCATCCAAACTTCGTCCCGAGAAGGCGTTCTCTCCTTGGTCAGTGTAGGGCTGTGTGAGGTCAATCTGAGCATCTACGACTCGTGCAATGGCACACCCGAGCAGGGCTTCTCGGTATGACTGCACCCCGGTTTCAAACAGAGTATCTGCGGCTTCCTGCGCTCTTGCCGAAACAGGAGGGGGGGCAGTGTTGAGATAATCTTGCTCTGCACGTTCAAACTGCTCGCGAAGTATCTGTTCAGCCTTCTTAAAATCTATACTTCTCCCCATGTGAACTTATATCCCTTGCTCAGGTATACTATAGTTCACCCAGAGTGCCTCTTGGCGCGGTTGCTTTACAGAATGGCAAGTCTTCACTGGGGCAAGAATGCACTTCCAGTCACCGTATAGTTCATCCATCAGATCACAGCGATATCCAGAGATAGCAACTTTGCCCTGACACGCATGCAGTACTTTCGCAAGTTCACGGTGCGAGGCTTCATCCATCTCAAACCCATAGGCTTTTCTGTCTTTTCGCGCTTCTGGAGGGTAGGGTGGGTCGCAGTAGAAGAGGGTATTCGGGGAGTCATACAGTTTGATGACCTCAATCGCCGGGCGATTTTCTATCTGCACCCGCAGCAGGCGTTCCGCAATCTCAGGGAGCATTTCGATGCCTCCTAGCCAGCGCGATACAACCCCTGACATGCCTCTACGTGAGGTATGGATGCAGTTCGCCCATCTGCCTAGAGTAGCAGTCTGCGCCAGCCCTGTGCG contains these protein-coding regions:
- a CDS encoding DNA methyltransferase translates to MDLFDIMENMDYFLTAPPQSGRKPAPVVTRQGRTRARKLIAFGWYGGKYSHLDWLLPLLPRTYHYCEPFGGSAAVLLNRAPSPVETYNDLDGEVVNFFRVLREQTEELVKAIALTPFSREEFELAISPPDQTISDLERARRFYVRARQARTGLAQTATLGRWANCIHTSRRGMSGVVSRWLGGIEMLPEIAERLLRVQIENRPAIEVIKLYDSPNTLFYCDPPYPPEARKDRKAYGFEMDEASHRELAKVLHACQGKVAISGYRCDLMDELYGDWKCILAPVKTCHSVKQPRQEALWVNYSIPEQGI